The stretch of DNA GCTGGTGCGCATCGGCAGTCACGAGCCGGTCGCGGCCATGGTCGAGGCCTGGACGGCGGCGCTGCCGCGCCTCGACGGTGCGATGGCGGCGGGCGAGGCCGCGCCAACGGTCTAGCGGCTCGGCCGGTTACCCCGAGGGTCCGGAGAGGCGCTGCAGCAGCTCGGCGCCATGGTGCACGGCGTCGATGCCCCACAGCATGGTGAGCAGGGCGGCGATGCCGAGACCGAGCAGCGCGAGCGGCATGGGCAGCAGCGCGGGCGGCGGCGGCGGGCCGATCAGGGCGGCGATGCGGGCGTGCAGCGCCCCGTCGGGGCGGCCGCCCGCATCCGGTGCGGCGGTGTGCGCGGCGCGGCGTGCCCGCAGCAGCGCGTCGGCGACGCGCAGTGGATCGGCTTCGGCGCGTGCGGCGGCGCGATCGCAGCTCTGCTCGCAGGCGACGCGCAGGTCGTGCATCAGCGCGCGACCCGGTCCGGAGAGGAGCGCGGGTCCGGCGATGGCGGCCAGCAGCTGGCGCAGGGCGTCGCGGCGCCGGGCGTGCGCTTCCTCGTGCAGCAGCACGCTCGACAGGGCCTGCGGGGCGAGTTGCGCGAGCATGCCCCGCGACACGAAGACGCGGGGGCGCCAGAGGCCGACCGCGAGCGCGACCGGCTGGTCGGTCTCGACGACGCGGAACTGGCCGTCCCGGGTCGGCGACGACAGCGCGGCCAGCTGACGCGCGCGGCGGTCGTGCCGCAGCAGTGGCAGCGTGATCCGCCAGATCGCCGCCGTCACGACCAGCGCGGCGAGCGCGTCGATCAGCCAGCGCGCCGGCCCGTCGTTCAGGGCGGGTGCGTGCGCGCCGCAGCCGATGCCGGCGTGGCAGTGCGCGGAGACGGCCAGTTCGCGCGCCACCGGCAGGTACAGCGCCAGCGTCACGGCTCCCGCGAGCAGCGCCGGCAGGACGGCGACGCCGGTGAGGGCGCGGGTCCGCGTCTCGGGCTGCAGCGTGTCGAGCGGTCGTCGCAGCAGACGGTAGGCGCCGGCGACCGCGAAGCCGGTCAGCCACCACAGCAGCGCGAATATGACCACCGCCAGCGCGGCGTGCTGCAGCAGGCTCATGCGCCGGCGCCGTCGTCCCGGCCGCGCTGGCGGCGCGTCTCGGCCACCCAGTCCTCGAGCTGCTGCAGCGTGGCCTCGTCGATGTCGGTCGACAGGTCGACCAGCCCCACGCTGCCCGCCGGCTCGGTGCCGGACAGGTCGTGGACGAGCTCGGCGACCAGGCGGGCCAGCAGCGTCTCGCGCGACATCGGCGCGGTGTAGCAATAGGCGCGGCCGCGCTTGTGGCGCGCCACCAGACCCTTGCGCGTCAGGCGCTCGACCGTGCTCTGCACGGTGCTCAGCGTCACGCCGCGCACGTCGGCCAGCCGCTCGTGGATGGCCTGGGCGTCGGCGTTGCCGTCGCGCCACAGCACTTCCAGGACGTCGCGCTCGAGATCGCCGAGCGGCGGCGTGCGCTTGCGGTAGAGGCCGAACATGTCGGCAATGTAGCGCAAATGGTGCGCCGCGCAAAAACCGATCGCTTCTCGGTCTTCGCGACCGGCCTTAGCCTGCGTCTCATTGCATACAACAGTGAGAACAAACGATGGCGTATCAGGGGCGCCCCGCCAGGGGCACGGGATGGCTGGCAGCTCTGCTGACCGGTTGGGCGGTCGCGACGCCGGTCGCTGCGCAGGACGAGGCCGCCACACCGGTCACCGATCTCGACGAGCTGGTGGTGACCGTGGGCCGGCAGGAGCTCCTCCAGAGCGAGACGCCGGCGCCGGTCAGCGTCATCGATCGCGACGCCATCGAGCGCCGGCAGGCGCGCAGCATCGACGATCTCCTGCGCGACGCACCCGGCGTGACCATCTCGGGTGGTCCGCGCCGCGCCGCGCTGATGCCCACCATCCGCGGTCTCACCGACGGCCGTGTGGTGGTGCGCATCGACGGCGCGCGGCAGAACATGCAGATCCGCCATCGCGGTCAGACCTTCCTCGACCCCAGCCTGCTGCAGCGTGTCGAGGTGCTGCGCGGGCCGGCCTCGACGCTGTTCGGCAGCGGCGCCATCGGCGGCGTGGTCGACTTCCGCACCCTCGATGCCGGGCAGTTCCTCGATGAGGGTGAGCGCTTCGGCGGCCGGCTCATGACCGGCTACCAGAGCAATGCCGACGAGACCATCGGGTCGCTGAGCCTGGCGGGACGGCGGGGCGACTTCGGCCTGCTCGGCGGCATCACGCGCAGCCGCGCCGACGACTTCGAGGACGGCAACGGTGACACCGAGCCGTTCTCCGGCAACGATCTGGTGTCCGGGCTGGTCAAGGGCAGCTGGACGCCGGCCGGCCCGAGCCGCCTGAGCGCCACCTATCTCGACTACTACGACGACAGCGACAGCCGCACCACCGCCGACCGGCCGCGCGGCGATGCGGTCCGGCGGCTCACGCGGCAGCGTACCGCCTCGCTGCAGTACGGCTTCCGGCCCGCCGGCAGCGCGCTGTGGGATGTGGCGGCGACGCTGTATCGCACCGATCTCTCGCTCGACGGCCGCACGCTCGAAACCGGGGACCGCAGCCTGTCCGAGCTCGCCACCACCGGTCTGGATCTGTTCAACAACAGCCGCGCCAGCGCGCTCGGTGTGGATCATCTGCTCACCTACGGCATCGAGCTCTATCGCGACGAGCAGACCGGGCGCGAGAACGGCGTGCCGGATCCGGGTTTCGCGAGCTCCGAGCAGAACACCGTCGGCGCCTTCGTGCAGGATCGCCTCGCGCTCACCGATCGCGCGACGCTGACGCTGGGCGTGCGCTTCGACTACATCGAGCAGGAGGCCGATCGCGAGGGCGAGGAAACCAGCCGTTTCGACGAGTGGTCGCCGCAGGCCACCTTCTCGTACCAGCTGTTCGGCGGTCTCAGCGCCTACGCCAGCTACGCAGAGGCCTTCCGCGCGCCCAACCTGCGCGAGCTGTTCGTCGCCGGCGAACACTTCCCCGGCAACACCTATCTGCCCAACCCGGACCTGCAGCCCGAGCGCGCGCACAACAAGGAGATCGGGCTGAACTACCTCCGTCGCGGGATCTGGACCAGCGGCGACCGCCTGCGCGGCGGCGTCAGCCTCTACCAGAACGACATCGAGGACTTCCTCGAGCAGATCGTGCGCGGCGGCAACGCCACCGACGGGCTGGCCAACACAACGCGCTTCGAGAATACCGAGGACGCACGCCTGCGCGGTGCCGAGATCGAGCTGCGCTACGACCACCCCGCCTTCTACGCCGCCATCATCGGCAGCCTGCTGCGCGGTGACGACGAGGGCGAGGACGAGCCGCTGGAGGGCATGCCGGCCGACAGCCTCACCGTCATCGCCGCCGTCACGCCGCCGGGACGCGGTCTCGAGACCGGGGTGCGGGTCGAGATGGTGGCCCGCCAGGACCGCCTGCCGCCGACCACCGATCCCGATGCCGCCGGCCCGGCGCCCGGCTATGCCGTCACCGATCTCTTCCTGCGCGCGCCCATCGCCGGGACCCTCGACCTCGAGCTGCGCATGGACAACGTGTTCGACCGCACCTATCGTCGCGCCACCAATCTCATCAACAGCCCGGGGCGCAATCTGCGCGCGCAGATCGCCTACCGCTTCTGATCCCCGACGGAGCCCCCATGCCGATCCCTCACCGTGCGCTCGCCTGCCTGGCGGCATCCTGTCTGCCGGTCGCCGCGACCGCGCATTTCCCGTGGCTGGCGCCCGACGCGATGCAGGTCGCGCCCGGCACGCCGCTGACCTTCGAAGTGGCCTTCGGCCACGGTCCGGAGGATGTCCGCTCGCTCGAGACCGATCGCATCGCTGATCTGGTCATGCTCGGTGCCGACGGCGGTCGCTGGTCCATCGCCGCGGGCGGTGAGGCGACGCTGATCGCCGACGACGTCGGCGCCGCCGGCGTGGCGGTGCTGGCGGGGCGGCAGAAGTCGGGCTTCTGGACCCGCACGCCCGAGGGCGGCAAGCGGCTGTCCCGCGCCGAGTATCCCGACGGTGGCGAGTGCAGCTACTCGAGCAACGGGTTCAAGGCGCTGGTCCGGGTCGGCGACGGCGAGGACGGCAGCGTCGCCACCGGCGCGGTCGGACATCCGCTGGAAATCGTGCCCGAGGCGCTGCCGTCGGCATCCGGCGGCGCGTCGCTGCCGGTGCGTCTGCTGTTCGACGGCGCGCCGCTGGCCGCCGACATCGCGGCGGTGCCGCTGACCGACGAGGGCGAAGCCGTCACCGTTGCCACCGATGCCGACGGCAGGGCGGATCTGACCCTGCCCGCCGGGCGCTGGATGCTCCACGCCACGCACAGCACGCCGTACGAGGATGCGGCCGTCTGCGACGAGAACAGTTACAGCGCGACGCTGGTGCTCGAACGCGAATGACCGCTCGTCCCGCCCGTGTCGAGGCCGCGGCGTCCGCGCGGCGGGCCTGACGGGCGGCGGCCGGACAACCGTTGTCGCTTCCGCGCCGGCTGCCTACACTTGCCGGCATGACGGACGCACTCGCCGGCCCGCCGCCGCGGCGGACCACGATCGTCGTGCAGCCCAATGCCAGCCTGAGCGTGGCGCAGGCGATCGGATTCATGATCAGCATCAGCGCGGTGTCGCTGGGCATCGCCGTGTGGCTCGCCTTCCAGGGCTTCTGGCCGGTGCTGCCCTTCGCCGGCATCGAGCTGGCGGCGCTCGGGCTGGCCCTGTGGGTCAGCGTGCGCGGCAATGCCTATCGCGAGGTGATCCGCGTCGACGGTGACGAGGTCGTCATCGAGTTCGGCATGGCGGGGCAGGGCGCGCGCAGTCGTCTCGCCCTGCCGCGCGCCATGGTGCGGGTGTGGAGTGAGCGCCAGTTCGCGGGCGAGATCCGCCTGCTGCTGGTGTGCGGGGAACAGCGTTTCGATATCGGGCGCTGCCTCGGTCCGCAGGACCGGCGCTCCCTGTATCGGCGGCTGCGGGAAGTTTTCCGCCCGGGATGGCAAAATAGTGCGGCTGTGCCGGCGGCTGGGGCCGCCTCCCTGGATTGAAGACAACAGAGGCGTATTGTCGATGAGGAACTGGCTCGCAGCTCCGCTGCTCTGGATGACCGCGCTGACCGTGCAGGCGGAAGCCGAGGTTGCGAAATGGAACATGCCGGTGGGCGTCACCGAGATCAGCCGTGAGGTTCATGGCCTGCACATGCTGATCTTCTGGGTGGTCGTCGCCATCGGCGTCGGCGTGTTCGCCGCCTTCTTCTATTCCATCTGGGCGCATCGCCGCAGCCGCAACCCGAAACCGGCAACCTTCCACGAGTCCACCACCGTGGAGATCGTCTGGACGGTGCTGCCCTTCGTGATCCTCATCGCGATGGCGATTCCGGCCACCGGAACGCTCATCAAGATCGAGGACAGCAGCGACGCCGAGATGTCGATCAAGGTCACCGGCTACCAGTGGATGTGGGGCTACGAGTACGTCGGCGAGGACTATTCCTTCTACAGCCGGCTGGACCGGGATTCCGACAGGGCGCGCCAGGTGGGCTCGGGCATCGATCCGTCGTCGGTCGACAACTATCTGCTCGAGGTCGACAACCGTCTGGTCGTTCCCACCGATACCAAGATCCGCTTCCTGCTTACCTCGAACGACGTCATCCACGCCTGGTGGGTGCCGGCTCTGGGCATGAAGCGCGACGCGATTCCGGGCTTCATCAACGAGATGTGGGCACGGATCGACGAGCCCGGCGTCTATCGCGGGCAGTGCGCCGAGCTCTGCGGTCGCGACCACGGCTTCATGCCGGTGGTTGTCGAAGCGGTCCCGCCGGCGGAATTCGAGGCGTGGCTGGCCGGCAAGCGCGGTGACGAGGGCAGCGACACCGCGGCTTCCGAGCCCGTGCAGGTCGCCGAAGCCGATACCGGCACCGCCACCGCGACGGACGCCACCGAAGTCGCCGCGGCGGATGCCGATGCCGATGCCGATGCCGATGCGGAGGCCGAGGCACCGGCCGACGACGCCGCTTCCGCCGAGCTCGAGCTCGCGGCGCTGATGGAGACCGGCGAGAAGGTCTACAAGACGAACTGCGTCGCCTGCCACCAGGCGTCGGGCAAGGGCATGCCGCCGGCGTTTCCGTCGTTGATCGGTTCGGCGGTGGTGACGGGCGATCCGACCACGCAGATCGAGCAGGTTCTCAACGGCAAGAACGCGATGCCGCCGTTCGGCCACCTCTCGGACGAGCAGATCGCTGCCGTGGTGACCTACACGCGCAATTCGTGGGACAACGATTCGGGCGTGGTTCAGCCGGCCGACGTGGCCGCACTTCGCCAGTAATTCTTGGAGCAAGCAGAGATGGCTGACGCACACGCACACGACGATCACCACCACGGCCCGGCCCAGCTGTCGGATGGCTTCGGCAAGTGGGTCATGCGCTGGGTCATGACCACGAACCACAAGGACCTGGGCACGCTCTACCTGGTCTGGGCGTTCACCATGTTCTTCGTCGGCGGCCTCATGTCGCTGGTGATACGCGGTGAGCTGTTCGAGCCCGGCCTGCAGTTCGTCGATCCCGAGTTCTTCAACCAGATGACGACGATGCACGCCCTGATCATGATCTTCGGCGGCGTCATGCCGGCCTTCACCGGCCTCGCCAACTGGATGGTGCCGATGATGGTGGGCTGCTCGGATCTCGCCCTGCCGCGCGTCAACAACTGGGGCTTCTGGATCCTGCCGTTCGCCTTCGGCATGCTGCTGTCGACCCTCTTCATGGACGGCGGTGCACCGGCTTCCGGCTGGACCATGTATCCGCCGCTGGTGCTGCAGACGGGCGAGGCCTTCCCGTTCCTGATCTTCTCGATCCACCTCATGGGCATCAGTTCCATCACCGGTGCGATCAATGTCGTCGTGACGATCCTGAACATGCGCGCACCGGGCATGACCCTGCTCAAGATGCCGCTGTTCGTCTGGACCTGGCTGATCACCGCCTATCTGCTGATTGCCGTCATGCCCGTCCTTGCCGGTGCGGTCACCATGCTGCTGACCGACCGCTACTTCGGCACCAGCTTCTTCACCGCCTCCGGCGGCGGCGACCCGGTGATGTTCCAGCACATCTTCTGGTTCTTCGGGCACCCCGAGGTGTACATCCTCATCCTGCCCGCATTCGGCATCGTCTCGACCATCATTCCGACCTTCGCGCGCAAGACCCTGTTCGGCTACGCGTCCATGGTCTACGCCACCGCGGCCATTGCCTTCCTGAGCTTCATCGTCTGGGCGCACCACATGTTCACGGTGGGCATGCCGCTGGCCGGCGAGCTGTTCTTCATGTTCAGCACCATGCTCATCGCGGTGCCCACCGGCGTGAAGGTGTTCAACTGGATCGCGACCATGTGGCGCGGCTCGATGACCTTCGAGACCCCCATGCTGTTCGCGCTGGGCTTCGTGTTCCTGTTCACCATCGGCGGCTTCTCGGGGCTCATGCTCGCGATCGCGCCGGCCGACTTCCAGTACCACGACACCTACTTCGTGGTGGCGCACTTCCACTACGTGCTGGTGCCGGGTGCGGTGTTCGCGATCCTCGGCGCCATCTACTACTGGATTCCGAAGTGGACCGGCGTGATGTACAACGAGAAGCTCGGTCAGTTCCACTTCTGGTGGTCGGCGATCTGGATCAACGTGCTGTTCTTCCCGCAGCACTTCCTGGGGCTCGCCGGCATGCCCCGGCGCATTCCCGACTACGCGGTGCAGTTCACCGATTTCAACGTCATCTCGTCGATCGGCGCCTTCGCCTTCTTCATCGGGCAGTTCGTGTTCATCTGGAACATGATCCAGTGCATGCGCGGCGTCGGCGAGCCGGCTCCGGCGCGTCCCTGGGAGGGTGCGCACGGCCTCGAGTGGACGGTGCCCAGCCCGGCGCCCTATCACACCTTCGAGGAGCCGCCGGTAGTCGACGACAAGGAAGTCGCGGCGCACGCCTGATGGCCCGGGATCCCGCCCAGCGTCGACGCAACATCCGGACCGCGCTGCTCCTGCTGGCGCTCGTGGTCGGGGTGTACGTCGCCTTCTTCATCTCGATGTCGGTGCGTTGAGGTGACGCATGGCTGAGCGCAAGAGCAACCGGATGCACGTGCTGAAGCTCATCGGCACCGTGTGCGCAATGTTCGTGTTCGGCTTTGCGCTGGTGCCGCTGTACGACGTGCTTTGCGATGTCACCGGGCTCAACGGGCGCAGCAGCGACGCGTTCGCGGCCAGCAGCGAGCGCGCGACCGGCTCCGCGGTGGATACCTCGCGCACCGTCACGGTAGAGATCGTGACCACCGTGAACGCCAGCGCACCGTGGGCTTTCGACGCCGTCACCGAGCGGATCGAGCTGCATCCCGGCGAATTCGTGACCGCCCGCGTGCTCGCCGAGAACCTTGAGCAGCAGGCCAAGACCGTGCAGGCGGTTCCGTCGGTGCTGCCCTACAAGGCGGCGCGCTACGTGCACAAGACGGCCTGCTTCTGCTTCGACCAGCAGAGCTTCGGGGCTGGGCAGAGCCGCGAGATGCCGGTGGTCTTCACCGTCGATCCGGAGCTGCCGGCCGAGGTCGACACCGTCACGATGTCCTACACCCTTTTCGAACTGACCGATACGGCTGCCGCCAAGGCCCGATAACACCTCCGGGGGATTCCTTCGATGTCCAGCAACACCGCCTCCTCGAAAGACCACTACTTCGTCCCGGCCCCGAGCTGGCTGCCCTTCGCGCTGACCGCCGGCCTGACGCTGTTCCTGATCGGCGTCATCCAGCTCATCGAGTACGGCAACGGCCTGTCCATCTCCTTCTTCGCCGGGCTCGCGCTGTCGCTGGCCATGATCTTCGCGTGGTTCTGGAAGATCATCGACGAATCGGAGAGCGGGAAGTACGGCGCCCAGGTCGACATGACCTATCGCTGGGGCATGGGCTGGTTCATCTTCTCCGAGGTGATGTTCTTCGCCGCCTTCTTCGGCGCGCTCTACTACGCGCGCGCGCTGTCGCTGCCGTGGCTCTCGGGGGAGGGCAACAACCTCTCGACCAATCTCTTCGTGTGGCCCGGTTTCGAGGCCGCCTGGCCGAGCAACGGGCCGGGCGATCTGGGTGGTGCCTTCAGCACCATCCCGGCCTGGGACGTGCCCTTCATCAACACGCTGATCCTGCTGACCTCGGGCGTGACGATCACCATCGCGCATCACGCCATCAAGGAAAACCATCGCCTGAAGTGCATCCTCGCGATGTGGGCGACGGTGGCGCTCGGCGTCGTCTTTCTCTTCTTCCAGGTCGAGGAGTACCTGCACGCCTACAACGATCTCAATCTCACGATGGAGTCGGGAATCTACGGCGCGACCTTCTTCATGCTGACCGGATTCCACGGCATGCACGTGACACTCGGCACGCTGATGCTGCTGATCATCACGCTGCGGCTGATGAAGGGCCACTTCTCGGCGGAGAACCACTTCGGCTTCGAGGGCGTGGCCTGGTACTGGCACTTCGTCGACGTGGTGTGGCTCGGCCTGTTCGTCTTCGTGTACGTCGTCTGATACTCAACCGAAGACCGTCGAACCGTCGGGGGGCGGGGCGCGAAGCGCTCCGCCCCTTGTCGTTGCGGAGCTTGTCGTTGCGGGGCGCCGGTCAGAGCGCGTTGGGCTGCAGCCAGCCCATCGCCACGGAGATGATGAACACCACGATGAGGGTGATGGACAGCACGATGCGCAGCTTCAGCGCATTGAGCGTGCGGCGCCGGGAGGTGTCGTCACGCACCAGGAACACCATGCTCGTGCCCATGGTCAGCACGACAGCAAGGAGCAGGATGATGATGAGGGCGCGCGCGTCCATGCCGGGATTGTCGACGGGTGACGGAGCAGTGTATGCGTGATGGCGCCGTCACGCCCGGAAGCGTGCGCTTTCGTCCACCGTGGTGGGCGTGGCTGGTCACGCTGATCCTGCTCGCGGTAATGGTGCGGCTGGGCTTCTGGCAACTCGATCGCGCGGAGCAGAAGCGCGACCTGCAGCGCGACTTCGCCACCGCTGCCGCCGCGCCGCCGGAAGCCCTGGCGGTACCGGCGCCGCCGGCAGACGACGCGCCCGCTCACGTGCGGGTGCGGGGGCACTACCTCGCGGCGCCGCAGTTCCTGCTCGACAATCAGATCCGCGAGCGCGAACCCGGGCTCCGGGTATGGACGCCGCTGCGCAGGGCGGGCGGAGGCATTATCCTTGTCGACCGCGGATGGATTCCGGACCCGGGGCGTGATCGTCGGCCCGACGTCGGTGTCGACGGCCGCGAGCGCACGGTGAGCGGCCTGTGGCGGCCGTTTCCCCAAGCCGGCCTTGCGGTCGGCAACGCGCTCTGCGATTCGGAGGCATCGCCGGAACGCGTTCAGTATCCCGCTCACGACGAGCTTCGCTGCCGCTTCGACGGCCGGCTCGCCAGCGGGCTGCTGCTGCTCGACCCGCAGGCGCCCGATGGCTTCCTGCGCGAGTGGGCGCCGGACCATCTCGAGCCCGAGGTTCACCTCGGCTACGCCGTGCAGTGGTTCGGTTTCGCCGCCGCGCTGCTGGTGATTTTCGTCGTCGTCAACTGGAAATGAGGATGACTGCTAGTCCCGACAATGCCCGCAGGCGCGGGCGCCGCATCTTCCTGCTCATCGCGCTGCTGTTCGCGCTGCCCGTGGCAGCGTCGTACCTGCTGTACTTCGCGATGCCGGAACTCATTCCCCAGGACACCACCAATCGCGGCCTGCTCGTGCAGCCGCCCCGGCCCGCCGGCGAGATTGCCCTGCGCGATGCCGACGGAGAGGCCGTGACGCTGGACACGCTGTGGAGCCTGGTCGTGTTCGACGATGGCACCTGCGCGCGCGAATGCGCCGAGCGCCTGCTCATGACGCGCCAGATGCGGCTGTCGCTGAATACCCGGATGAAGCGGCTGGACCGCGTCCTGATCGTGCCGCCGGATACCGATCTGGACGCGCTGCACGCCCTGCTCGATGCGGCCCACCCGGATCTCACCATCGCGATCGACCCCGACGGCGCTGCGGCCGAGCTGTTCGCTCCGGAAGCGGGCGGCACGCCGGTCCCGGGGCAGCTGCATCTGGTCGACCCGCACGGCAACTTCATGATGCGCTATCCGCGCGACATCGAACCCAAGCCGCTGCGCAAGGACATCGTCCGCCTGCTGCGCGCATCGCAGATCGGATAGCCGCCCATGGACCGTTCCCGCATCTTCCGGCGCCTGGCCGGTGCCGGCACGCTGCTCGCGCTGTGCGTGGTCGTGTTCGGCGCATTCGTGCGCCTGTCCGATGCCGGGCTGGGATGCCCGGACTGGCCGGGCTGCTACGGCCAGCTCGGCGCGCCCAGCACGGAAGCGCACATCGCGGCCGCGCAGGAAGGCTTCCCCCATGCGCCGGTGGATACGGCCAAGGCCTGGATCGAGATGGGTCACCGCTACATCGCCGGTATCCTCGGGCTGCTCATCCTCGGCCTGGCCGTTCTGGCCTGGCGCGGCCGCCGCGACGGACTGCCGATGGGGGCGAGCACGGCCCTGCTTCTGCTGGTGGGCTTCCAGGGGGCGCTCGGCATGTGGACCGTTACCCTGCTGCTCAAGCCGCTCGTGGTCACTGCGCATCTCATCGGCGGGATGAGCACGCTGGGGCTGTTGTGCTGGCTTTGGCTGTCGCAGCGCCCGCAACCGCGGATGCCCGCACCGTCGGGTGCGCGCGCGCTGGTCCTGGCCGCGCTGGCGGCGGTGGCGCTGCAGATCGCGCTCGGCGGCTGGGTGTCCACGAACTACGCGGCGATGGCGTGCACGGAGTTCCCGACTTGCCACGACGGCCAGTATTTCCCGGCCATGGATCCCGCCGAGGGCTTCGTACTCTGGCGCGGGATCGGGCAAAATTACGAATATGGCGTACTCGAACATCCCGCGCGCACGGCCATCCACGTCGTGCACCGGCTCTGGGCCGTGGGCGTGACCCTGATCGTGGCGGCACTGGCCCTGCTGCTCGTGCTGCGCGCGAGCGGGCCGCTGCGCGCGCTCGGTGCCGCGCTCGGCGCCGCGCTGGTGCTGCAGCTCGGCATCGGCGTCGGCATCGTGCTGCTGCATCTTCCGCTGGGGCTGGCGACCGCGCACAACGCCGGTGCCGCGATCCTGCTGCTGTGCATGATCGCGACCGTTCATACCGTCTGGCGCGCGCCCCGGGAGGTCGCCGCATGAGAAGCGCAGCCGCTGCCGTCACCGAGAAGCTGCCCGAGGCCACGCGTTCGCGCCTGGCGGACTACTACGCGCTGTGCAAGCCGCGTGTGGTCATGCTCATCACCTTCACGGCCATCGTCGGCATGCTGCTGGCCAGCCCCGGGATGGTCGCCGCCGGCGTGCTGGTGTG from Algiphilus sp. encodes:
- a CDS encoding SURF1 family protein codes for the protein MRDGAVTPGSVRFRPPWWAWLVTLILLAVMVRLGFWQLDRAEQKRDLQRDFATAAAAPPEALAVPAPPADDAPAHVRVRGHYLAAPQFLLDNQIREREPGLRVWTPLRRAGGGIILVDRGWIPDPGRDRRPDVGVDGRERTVSGLWRPFPQAGLAVGNALCDSEASPERVQYPAHDELRCRFDGRLASGLLLLDPQAPDGFLREWAPDHLEPEVHLGYAVQWFGFAAALLVIFVVVNWK
- a CDS encoding heme A synthase; protein product: MDRSRIFRRLAGAGTLLALCVVVFGAFVRLSDAGLGCPDWPGCYGQLGAPSTEAHIAAAQEGFPHAPVDTAKAWIEMGHRYIAGILGLLILGLAVLAWRGRRDGLPMGASTALLLLVGFQGALGMWTVTLLLKPLVVTAHLIGGMSTLGLLCWLWLSQRPQPRMPAPSGARALVLAALAAVALQIALGGWVSTNYAAMACTEFPTCHDGQYFPAMDPAEGFVLWRGIGQNYEYGVLEHPARTAIHVVHRLWAVGVTLIVAALALLLVLRASGPLRALGAALGAALVLQLGIGVGIVLLHLPLGLATAHNAGAAILLLCMIATVHTVWRAPREVAA